TGCGATCGCTCTCTAAGAAGACCCTAGCCAATAAGAAAACGCAGCCGCTTGAACCAAAGAAAGCATTTCAGCCCAAATCAAAGCCAGCTTTTACGGCTAAGAAGGTAGTAGATGTTTCCCAAAGTGCGGGAACTGCTCTCAACCGACCGGCGATACCTACGCCTACCGCTAATTCAACTTCGTATGCACCGAGCCGACCAAGTTTTGCCAATGCTCCTTCTCCTTCCTCATTTGCCTCGGCTCCGCCCACAAAAATGAGTGGGTTCCGACCCAAGGGTATTTGGGTAGGGCTTATGGCGGTGTTAGTCCTTTTACTGGCTGCGTTTCTGACCAATCCTGGCCTAGAAAAACACCGAAGTGCCGTGGCGAAGTCTTCGCATCAAGAACTGTTGCAGTCTTCGTTACTAAGTTTCTCCGAAAGCTCATCTCCGAATGAGCTGAATAGCACATTGGTCTCTACGGGAGAAAGTCAATTTTCCTCCCCGGTGCAGCGACAGGATTTTTACCTATTTTCCTTAACCGAACTGCAATTTCCTGACTACGAGAAGATTGTAGGAGTAGGGTTATTTGGAATGGTATTTATTGATGAGCCGGAGACTGTCTCAACTGGCCAAGATTATTTTTCTGAAAGTAGTGCTGAACCAGCAGTTGACCAAACTAAGCTGGCTGAGATGAAGCGGGCGGTAATTGTCGCAGTGATGGATAAATTTTATGCTGATGCCGAAAATCAAGAAGATTATACGTACAAATTTGTGTTTCATAACCGCTCGAATCGAAACATCACCTCTTTTCAGGGGCATGTAGTATTTAGCGATTCCGAAGGGGAACTGGTAAAAACGCTGCCTCTTACTTATGATCGCCCTTTGGGAATTGGTGAGCGTGCTGTATTTCATATTGTGGAAGACCCAGCAAGCTCAGAAGGAGAAAACGAAGCACTTGTTAGTGCTGATCTCTCGGATCTTTCCATTGAATGGCAACCCTCCGAACTGTTATTTAAAGACGGCTCTAGCATGAGTCTGTAGCCCATATTCTACTTGACTGGTTGAAGTTTTTGTAAACTGATTAGGTTAACTACGGCGATCTTTGCATTTTTAGCGTGAAAATTTCGCTATACTGCAACTTATGAAACGCCAGACCTACATCTACACTATTACTTTTATTGCAGCCCTGGGGGGCTTTTTATTTGGATTTGATACTGCCGTTATTTCTGGAGCTAACCCATTTATTCAGAAGTATTTCAAGCTGGATGAACTCGCTTTGGGTTGGGCGGTATCCAGTGTAATTGTCGGTTGCATTATTGGGGCTTTTTCGGCGGGGTTCGTGAGCGATTTGTTCGGACGGAAAAAAGTACTTCTCATTACCGCCGTATTATTCACTTTCTCTGCGGTGGGTACTGCGTTAGCTACTAACTTTACATTTTTCGTACTGGCTCGTATTTTAGGCGGCATTGGGGTAGGAGCCGCTTCGGCACTCTCGCCCACCTACATTGCTGAAATTTCCCCGGCTGATCGTCGGGGAAGGCTAGTTTCCATCAATCAACTAACCATTGTTATCGGTATTTTGGTGGTTTACTTTACCAATCTGCTGTTTGCCGAAAGTTTTGGCGACGATAGTTGGCGGTATATGCTAGGGAGCGAAGCTATTCCTGCTTTATTGTTTTTTGGCTTATTGTTCTTAATTCCTGAAAGCCCCCGCTGGTTGTTTAAAAACCACCAGGAGGCTAAAGCGCGGGAAGTGCTCCGTAAGTTAGAAGGAGAAAGCCATATTACTGAAGAAATAAGTGAGATAGAAGAATCCCTGAAAGGGGAGCAAGAAAAAGTGGCGTTTGCTGATTTATTCAAAGGGGGTATGGCCAAAATTACAGTGATTGGGATCATTCTCGCCATGCTACAACAGCTGGTCGGGATTAACGCAATTATTTATTACGCTCCTACTATTTTTGAGAGTGCTGGTGCTGGGTTAGAGTCCGCCCTGCGGCAAACCGTGGCCATTGGAGGTACTAATCTGCTATTCACGTTCGTAGCAATCAATCTGGTAGATCGGTGGGGTCGTAAACCTTTGCTGCTTGCTGGCTCAGTTGGAATGACATTATCGTTGTCTTTCCTCTCTTTCTCCTTTTTAAGCGATGGCGGAGCAGGTTCCGGTGTACTATTTTCTATTTTAGGCTATATCGCGTCTTTCGCTGCTACACACGCGGCGGTAATGTGGGTAGTAGTAT
This region of Tunicatimonas pelagia genomic DNA includes:
- a CDS encoding sugar porter family MFS transporter, giving the protein MKRQTYIYTITFIAALGGFLFGFDTAVISGANPFIQKYFKLDELALGWAVSSVIVGCIIGAFSAGFVSDLFGRKKVLLITAVLFTFSAVGTALATNFTFFVLARILGGIGVGAASALSPTYIAEISPADRRGRLVSINQLTIVIGILVVYFTNLLFAESFGDDSWRYMLGSEAIPALLFFGLLFLIPESPRWLFKNHQEAKAREVLRKLEGESHITEEISEIEESLKGEQEKVAFADLFKGGMAKITVIGIILAMLQQLVGINAIIYYAPTIFESAGAGLESALRQTVAIGGTNLLFTFVAINLVDRWGRKPLLLAGSVGMTLSLSFLSFSFLSDGGAGSGVLFSILGYIASFAATHAAVMWVVVSEIFPNKYRGSAMSVALFMHWSSTYLVTQTFPWMLANKGGAFSFGIFAVIAALSLVFVWFFVPETKGKSLEQIEKELQIS